In a single window of the Streptacidiphilus sp. P02-A3a genome:
- a CDS encoding ABC transporter permease subunit, giving the protein MELEEAAMLDGAGRLTIIRTILLPLVMPGLIATSVFAFITAWNDYLFAYVLMKDQSHYTLPVWLVSFSTSTGTDYGGLIAASTLFALPRRGLLHAHPTPPGRRHDRRRRQRLTTHPHPRPAPRPVPPVPSRAPPRPARPVPRPARPARPVPRPVPFRRSAPKGNR; this is encoded by the coding sequence GTGGAACTGGAGGAAGCCGCGATGCTCGACGGCGCCGGCCGCCTCACGATCATCCGCACCATACTGCTGCCCCTGGTCATGCCCGGCCTGATCGCCACCAGCGTGTTCGCGTTCATCACCGCCTGGAACGACTACCTGTTCGCCTACGTGCTGATGAAAGACCAGAGCCACTACACCCTGCCGGTATGGCTGGTCTCCTTCAGCACCAGCACCGGCACCGACTACGGCGGCCTGATCGCCGCCTCCACCCTGTTCGCCCTGCCCCGTCGTGGTCTTCTTCATGCTCATCCAACGCCGCCTGGTCGCCGGCATGACCGCCGGCGCCGTCAAAGACTGACCACCCACCCCCACCCCCGTCCCGCGCCCCGCCCCGTCCCGCCCGTTCCGTCCCGCGCCCCGCCCCGTCCCGCCCGTCCCGTCCCGCGCCCCGCCCGTCCCGCCCGTCCCGTCCCGCGTCCCGTTCCGTTCCGCCGCAGCGCACCGAAAGGCAACCGATGA
- a CDS encoding IS630 family transposase, protein MAEPVRVRRLTDQEGQRLQQIVRRGSTNSVRYRRAMMLLASAGGNRVPVIAQLVQADEDTVRDVIHRFNEIGLACLDPRWAGGRPRLLSPDDEDFVVATATTRPTKLGQPFTCWSIRKLAAYLRKVHGRVIRIGREALRCLLTRRSVTFQRTKTWKESTDPERDAKLDRIEHVLEHFPDRAFAFDEFGPLGIRPTGGSCWAERGRPDRLPATYHRTHGVTYFHGCYSIGDDTLWGVNRRRKGATNSLAALKSIRTARPDGAPIYVIMDNLSAHKGVKSRAWARKNKVELCFTPTNASWANPIEAHFGPLRQFTLANSNHPNHTVQTRELHRYLRWRNSNARHPDVLAAQRKERARIRSEKGIRWGGRPLALAA, encoded by the coding sequence ATGGCCGAGCCTGTCCGTGTGCGCAGACTGACCGACCAGGAGGGGCAGCGGCTTCAGCAGATCGTGCGCCGGGGCAGCACCAACTCGGTGCGCTACCGGCGCGCGATGATGCTGCTGGCCTCGGCCGGCGGGAACCGCGTCCCAGTCATCGCCCAGCTGGTGCAGGCGGACGAGGACACCGTCCGTGACGTGATCCACCGCTTCAATGAGATCGGTCTGGCCTGCCTGGACCCTCGCTGGGCGGGAGGCCGTCCCCGCCTGCTTAGTCCTGACGACGAGGACTTCGTCGTCGCGACGGCCACCACCCGCCCGACCAAGCTCGGCCAGCCCTTCACCTGCTGGTCGATCCGTAAACTCGCCGCCTACCTGCGCAAGGTCCACGGCCGGGTGATCCGGATCGGCCGTGAGGCCCTGCGCTGCCTGCTCACCCGACGCAGCGTCACCTTCCAGCGGACCAAGACGTGGAAGGAGTCCACAGATCCCGAGCGCGACGCCAAGCTCGACCGGATCGAGCACGTCCTGGAACACTTCCCCGACCGCGCTTTCGCGTTCGACGAGTTCGGGCCACTGGGTATCCGCCCCACCGGAGGTTCCTGCTGGGCCGAGCGGGGCCGACCGGACCGGCTGCCCGCGACCTACCACCGCACCCACGGAGTGACCTACTTCCACGGCTGCTACTCGATCGGCGACGACACCCTGTGGGGCGTCAACCGCCGCCGCAAGGGCGCCACCAACAGCCTGGCCGCGCTCAAGTCGATCCGTACCGCCCGGCCCGACGGCGCCCCGATCTACGTGATCATGGACAATCTCTCCGCGCACAAGGGCGTCAAGAGCCGTGCCTGGGCCCGGAAGAACAAGGTAGAGCTGTGCTTCACCCCGACCAACGCCTCTTGGGCCAACCCGATCGAGGCGCACTTCGGGCCGCTGCGGCAGTTCACCCTGGCCAACTCGAACCATCCCAACCACACGGTCCAGACCCGTGAACTGCACCGATACCTGCGCTGGCGCAACTCCAACGCCCGCCACCCCGACGTCCTGGCCGCCCAACGTAAGGAGCGCGCCCGCATCCGTAGCGAGAAGGGCATCCGGTGGGGCGGACGCCCACTGGCGCTGGCGGCATGA
- a CDS encoding GntR family transcriptional regulator encodes MIEKSGPGTSLAPERDLAARLKVSRPTIRAAVEELTRSGLLVRQHGRGTFTSPHKVTQEMSGTTTNALAVPPPKATGPAASSNSPPPPQAPTAPPDSAWPPPPPSTNRPSPQRRRRTHRHRTTRTTRRPRPGLTPQDMESGNFYQLLRERHHIIVMDAIQTLEPSVTNPQQADLMDVPVYSPILQVERTTRDTTAAPSNTPNPSTAATATASPPNSASTPPPANHPTTTRPTPHNQNKNTSTHHKTGTSTAANHSRAPRTQQRNPRPQQPTPHENPAPVNHHPAPGTRHPAPGTHRARHANRTDPPPRHHRHTTKADSTTVEPGHTRPLEQDTPARTAIPTEARPHRATRSPARAH; translated from the coding sequence GTGATCGAGAAATCAGGCCCCGGCACCAGCCTGGCCCCCGAACGCGACCTCGCCGCCCGCCTCAAAGTCTCCCGCCCCACCATCCGCGCCGCCGTCGAAGAACTGACCCGCAGCGGCCTCCTGGTACGCCAACACGGCCGCGGCACCTTCACCAGCCCCCACAAAGTCACCCAGGAGATGTCCGGCACCACCACCAACGCCCTCGCCGTCCCCCCGCCGAAGGCGACTGGACCAGCCGCGTCGTCCAATTCACCACCGCCCCCGCAGGCCCCCACCGCGCCACCCGACTCGGCCTGGCCACCACCGCCCCCGTCTACGAATCGTCCGAGTCCGCAACGTCGACGACGAACCCATCGCCATCGAACGACTCGAACTACCCGCCGACCTCGTCCCGGCCTGACCCCCCAAGACATGGAAAGCGGCAACTTCTACCAACTCCTACGCGAGCGCCACCACATCATCGTCATGGACGCCATCCAAACCCTGGAACCCTCCGTCACCAACCCCCAACAAGCCGACCTCATGGACGTCCCCGTCTACTCCCCCATCCTCCAAGTCGAACGCACCACCCGAGACACCACCGCCGCACCGTCGAATACGCCCAATCCGTCTACCGCGGCGACCGCTACCGCATCACCTCCAAACTCCGCTTCGACGCCTCCTCCGGCTAACCACCCCACCACCACCAGACCCACACCACACAACCAAAACAAGAACACCAGCACACACCACAAGACCGGCACCAGTACAGCGGCAAACCACAGCAGAGCCCCCCGCACACAGCAGAGGAACCCGCGACCCCAACAGCCGACACCCCACGAAAACCCCGCACCAGTGAACCACCACCCAGCACCCGGCACCCGGCACCCGGCACCCGGCACCCACCGTGCCAGGCACGCGAACCGGACCGACCCACCACCGCGCCACCACCGGCACACCACCAAGGCCGACAGCACCACCGTCGAACCCGGCCACACCCGACCACTGGAACAGGACACACCAGCCCGCACCGCCATCCCCACCGAGGCCAGACCGCACAGGGCAACGCGTTCCCCCGCCCGTGCGCACTGA
- a CDS encoding LamG domain-containing protein, whose protein sequence is MATASITPTRLTDTLSVTAISAGANYGGTENVIFNSAVGGTVQADGDLTGDGVADLLAVGGQDSLPSGLWLSAGQAGVGRTTGDGSLVGSMSDLGINGSGIDTTGPTGLGSPADYNGATAFSGQFTGSGLNDVLVYYPSGVHAGVAEVLNGNGDGSALAIAGGSTTTNALYDPFEASTPNNPVQLANAGCTSGVSVAGQGATCALPDLIGTSDDESGNKTDALTLYPSLGSIADFGRTQLSNPSPDGSGDWASWTLSTVQLPVSGGGSSTAMFLWDKATGVLDLWEGLALSQDASGNPDLVYTSYPVATGWNTGAVLSLRAADINGDGTPDLWATTSGGTTTAYLFSALSTTGAAAVSTTGSALAADSHSWPLTDAASGDTSASGTVAADASGGLTLTGDAGATWHTGDLFSPDVSLNGSSGVLAGSGPAVTTSKSFSVSAWVKPAAMNGGVVLSQDGTYGSGFLVYPTAAGWNFCMETGDAAGYAYNCAVAGTAQVGSWSHVTVTYDPVSSYMSLYVNGIEVGSATHTAVAGYTDGFQVGDQLYKGAHGSYFDGQVAQVETWNQTLTPGQVAALSNTTGSFVFPADNTLYPSGSQWTSGANSLSFNEGLMSVSVAGLRCTRWVPRTRRAR, encoded by the coding sequence GTGGCGACGGCGTCGATCACGCCGACGCGGTTGACTGATACGTTGAGTGTGACGGCGATTTCGGCGGGTGCTAATTACGGTGGTACCGAGAATGTGATCTTCAATTCGGCGGTGGGCGGTACGGTGCAGGCCGATGGTGACCTGACCGGGGATGGTGTCGCGGACCTGCTCGCGGTGGGTGGTCAGGACAGTCTGCCGTCGGGGTTGTGGCTCTCGGCGGGTCAGGCGGGTGTGGGTCGTACGACGGGTGACGGGAGCCTGGTCGGCTCGATGAGTGACTTGGGGATCAACGGGAGTGGGATCGATACGACTGGTCCCACTGGTCTGGGGTCTCCTGCGGACTACAACGGGGCGACCGCGTTCAGTGGCCAGTTCACTGGTAGTGGGCTCAATGACGTCCTGGTGTACTACCCGTCGGGGGTGCATGCGGGTGTGGCTGAGGTGTTGAACGGTAATGGTGATGGTTCGGCGTTGGCCATCGCGGGTGGTTCGACGACGACCAATGCGTTGTATGACCCGTTCGAGGCGTCGACGCCGAACAATCCGGTGCAGTTGGCGAATGCGGGTTGCACCAGTGGGGTCTCGGTTGCGGGGCAGGGTGCGACGTGTGCGCTGCCGGATCTGATCGGGACCTCGGATGATGAGAGCGGCAACAAGACCGATGCGTTGACGTTGTATCCGTCGTTGGGCAGTATCGCGGACTTCGGTCGTACGCAGTTGTCGAACCCGAGTCCGGACGGCAGTGGTGACTGGGCGTCGTGGACGTTGAGTACGGTGCAGTTGCCGGTCAGTGGTGGGGGTTCCAGTACGGCGATGTTCCTGTGGGACAAGGCGACCGGTGTGCTGGACCTGTGGGAGGGGTTGGCGCTGTCGCAGGACGCCTCGGGTAATCCGGACCTGGTGTACACGTCGTATCCGGTGGCCACGGGGTGGAACACCGGTGCGGTGCTGAGTCTGCGGGCGGCGGATATCAATGGTGATGGCACGCCGGACCTGTGGGCGACGACCAGTGGTGGTACCACGACGGCGTACCTGTTCAGTGCGTTGAGTACGACGGGTGCGGCGGCGGTGTCCACCACGGGTAGTGCGTTGGCTGCTGACAGCCACAGTTGGCCGTTGACTGACGCGGCCAGTGGGGACACCAGTGCCTCGGGTACGGTGGCGGCTGATGCCAGTGGTGGTTTGACGTTGACGGGTGACGCGGGTGCCACGTGGCATACCGGTGACCTGTTCAGTCCGGATGTGAGTTTGAACGGCAGTAGCGGGGTGCTGGCCGGTAGTGGTCCGGCGGTCACCACGTCGAAGAGTTTCAGTGTCTCGGCGTGGGTCAAGCCGGCGGCGATGAACGGTGGTGTGGTGCTGTCGCAGGACGGTACCTACGGGTCGGGGTTCTTGGTCTATCCCACCGCGGCGGGCTGGAACTTCTGCATGGAGACCGGTGACGCGGCCGGTTACGCGTACAACTGCGCGGTTGCCGGGACGGCGCAGGTCGGCTCGTGGTCGCATGTGACGGTCACCTATGACCCGGTCAGCTCGTATATGAGCCTGTATGTCAATGGTATCGAGGTGGGCAGTGCGACGCACACCGCGGTTGCCGGCTACACCGATGGGTTCCAGGTCGGTGACCAGCTCTACAAGGGTGCGCATGGCAGCTATTTCGATGGCCAGGTCGCGCAGGTGGAGACCTGGAACCAGACGTTGACTCCGGGTCAGGTCGCGGCGCTGTCCAATACGACGGGGTCGTTCGTGTTCCCGGCGGACAACACGTTGTATCCCAGTGGTAGTCAGTGGACCAGTGGTGCGAACAGTTTGAGTTTCAATGAGGGTCTGATGAGTGTCTCGGTCGCCGGACTCCGTTGTACCAGGTGGGTACCGCGAACCAGACGGGCGCGGTGA
- a CDS encoding DNRLRE domain-containing protein: protein MVMAHPNGTFTLTQSLAAVRKRVGGVWRSLDPTLVRGADGSVSTRVTSSGLTLSGGGGSVLAVMDSGGRELAVSVPVVLPVPSLSGATATYRDVFKGVDLCVTATAQGSFAEVLVVKDAAAAANPALRTLVLGARTRGVTLSSDAAGNLTARDPQGRAVFTAPAATMWDSATTAGAPAAKGGASTAKGASTAKGASAARGGVSAAGGVSVVGRRSVVDPLSGVLVDAVSGLPVVSSVGSAGEGAHTSRVGVRVVGGRIDLTPDVSLLSGGRPVFPVYIDPTFNAPSASSPLQAWTQINSYYASSSYWKSSDLLRVGDQDWESPTFTARSYVQIGVPTALYGAQDIISSQLNITEEWSPNCTASGVQLWQSNPISSGTTWDSPSTLTSQVGPTQTVAYGYDSSCPAHGVGFDISGIMGSAASGKWSNITFGIRASNESDPNGWKEFANTLSVSTTYDHAPNTPSALSTSPSTNCTGNDTVGDGEMSLYAGLSDPDKGVLGATFTVTRNSDGKVVATSNSNDVTANSGSSVDFQLSQANLEAWSGKTGSAPGAATEFTWKVQATDFKLSSGTTSGCTFTFDPTRPGTPVTQDANGVELSDYGNTNPVTGLPYPTTLGTMGSPVAVSFSESGGTAPASYVYQLNGGAPRSVSAAGGWRRRRSRRRG, encoded by the coding sequence ATGGTGATGGCGCATCCGAATGGGACGTTTACGTTGACGCAGTCGTTGGCGGCGGTGCGTAAGCGGGTGGGTGGTGTGTGGAGGTCGTTGGATCCGACGTTGGTTCGTGGTGCTGATGGTTCGGTTTCGACGAGGGTGACGAGTAGTGGTTTGACGTTGTCGGGTGGTGGTGGTTCTGTGTTGGCGGTGATGGACAGTGGGGGGCGGGAGTTGGCGGTGAGTGTGCCGGTGGTGTTGCCGGTGCCGTCGTTGTCGGGTGCTACGGCGACGTACCGTGATGTGTTCAAGGGTGTGGATCTGTGTGTCACGGCGACGGCTCAGGGTTCGTTTGCTGAGGTGTTGGTCGTCAAGGATGCGGCGGCGGCGGCGAATCCGGCGTTGAGGACGTTGGTGTTGGGTGCTCGTACGCGGGGGGTGACGTTGTCCTCGGACGCGGCGGGGAACTTGACGGCGAGGGATCCGCAGGGGCGGGCGGTGTTCACGGCTCCGGCGGCGACGATGTGGGACTCGGCTACCACCGCGGGCGCGCCGGCCGCCAAGGGCGGTGCCTCGACCGCGAAGGGCGCCTCGACCGCGAAGGGCGCGTCGGCTGCCAGGGGTGGTGTGTCGGCTGCCGGGGGTGTGTCGGTGGTTGGTCGGCGTTCGGTGGTGGATCCGCTTTCGGGTGTGTTGGTGGATGCGGTCAGTGGTTTGCCGGTGGTGTCTTCGGTGGGTAGTGCGGGTGAGGGTGCGCATACGTCGCGGGTCGGTGTCCGGGTGGTGGGGGGGAGGATTGATCTGACTCCGGATGTGTCGTTGCTCAGTGGTGGTAGGCCGGTGTTCCCGGTGTATATCGATCCGACGTTCAATGCGCCGTCGGCGTCGAGTCCGTTGCAGGCGTGGACGCAGATCAATTCGTATTATGCGTCGTCGAGTTACTGGAAGTCGTCGGATTTGTTGCGTGTGGGTGACCAGGATTGGGAGTCGCCGACGTTCACGGCGCGGTCGTATGTGCAGATCGGTGTGCCGACGGCGTTGTATGGTGCGCAGGACATCATTTCCTCGCAGTTGAATATTACGGAGGAGTGGTCGCCGAACTGCACGGCGAGTGGTGTGCAGTTGTGGCAGTCGAATCCGATCAGTTCTGGTACGACGTGGGACAGTCCGTCGACGTTGACGAGTCAGGTGGGGCCGACGCAGACGGTGGCGTACGGGTATGACTCGTCGTGCCCGGCGCATGGTGTGGGTTTCGATATTTCTGGCATCATGGGGTCGGCGGCGAGTGGTAAGTGGTCGAATATCACGTTCGGGATTCGGGCGTCGAACGAGTCGGATCCGAATGGGTGGAAGGAGTTCGCGAATACGTTGAGTGTGTCGACGACGTATGACCATGCGCCGAACACGCCGTCTGCTTTGTCGACGTCGCCGTCGACGAACTGCACGGGCAACGATACTGTCGGTGATGGTGAGATGTCGTTGTATGCGGGGTTGTCGGATCCGGACAAGGGTGTTCTGGGTGCGACGTTCACGGTGACGCGTAATAGTGACGGGAAGGTGGTGGCGACCAGTAACTCCAATGATGTGACGGCGAATTCTGGTAGTAGTGTGGATTTCCAGTTGAGTCAGGCGAATTTGGAGGCGTGGTCGGGTAAGACGGGGAGTGCGCCGGGTGCGGCGACGGAGTTCACGTGGAAGGTGCAGGCGACTGACTTCAAGTTGTCCAGTGGGACGACGTCGGGTTGCACGTTCACGTTCGATCCGACGCGTCCGGGGACTCCGGTGACGCAGGACGCGAATGGTGTCGAGTTGTCGGATTACGGGAACACGAATCCGGTGACGGGTCTGCCGTATCCGACGACGTTGGGGACGATGGGCAGTCCGGTCGCGGTGAGTTTCAGTGAGTCGGGTGGTACTGCTCCGGCCAGTTACGTGTATCAGCTCAATGGTGGTGCGCCCAGGTCGGTGAGTGCGGCTGGTGGGTGGCGACGGCGTCGATCACGCCGACGCGGTTGA
- a CDS encoding carbohydrate ABC transporter permease, translated as MWQWLFQPVYGVVNWLLTPDRAVRRPDPARLDHLARLGLHPGVAAGGMAVGTFVALTLHAGLSQIPRTYYEAAALDGAGPLTVFRVITVPFLRPILGLVAILSVIWDFNVFNQIWILTQGGPNRAPPPWASGPSPPFSSNSLGQGAAIAVVSVLLLLA; from the coding sequence GTGTGGCAGTGGCTGTTCCAACCCGTCTACGGCGTCGTCAACTGGCTGCTGACACCAGACCGCGCTGTTCGGCGACCTGACCCAGCGCGACTGGACCACCTCGCCCGCCTCGGCCTTCACCCTGGTGTGGCTGCTGGTGGTATGGCAGTCGGTACGTTCGTGGCACTGACCCTGCACGCCGGCCTGTCACAGATCCCGCGCACCTACTACGAGGCCGCCGCCCTGGACGGCGCGGGCCCGCTGACCGTGTTCCGGGTGATCACCGTGCCGTTCCTGCGCCCGATCCTGGGACTGGTCGCGATCTTGTCGGTGATCTGGGACTTCAACGTCTTCAACCAGATCTGGATCCTCACCCAAGGCGGCCCCAACAGGGCACCACCACCCTGGGCATCTGGTCCTTCACCACCCTTCAGCAGCAACTCCCTGGGACAGGGCGCCGCCATCGCGGTCGTCTCGGTCCTGCTGCTGCTCGCCTGA
- a CDS encoding MarR family winged helix-turn-helix transcriptional regulator has protein sequence MTVTDTAATGPAHGWNALALLHGRIETHIEHALQQHHDLSAREYSLLDVLSRQHSGEGGHLRMHQVADAVILSQSATTRLVTRLEDRALLTRYLCATDRRGIYTDVTPTGLTLLTQARPTHDTALRQALDNAATDPRLAPWSTPSKPSPHPPPTNPPPTR, from the coding sequence ATGACCGTCACCGACACGGCCGCCACCGGGCCCGCCCACGGCTGGAACGCCCTGGCACTGCTGCACGGCCGCATCGAGACCCATATCGAACACGCCCTGCAACAGCACCACGACCTCAGCGCGCGCGAATACTCCCTCCTGGACGTCCTCAGCCGCCAGCACAGCGGCGAAGGCGGCCACCTGCGAATGCACCAGGTCGCCGACGCCGTCATACTCAGCCAAAGCGCGACCACCCGCCTGGTCACCCGCCTGGAAGACCGCGCCCTACTCACCCGCTACCTGTGCGCGACCGACCGCCGCGGCATCTACACCGACGTCACCCCCACCGGACTGACCCTCCTCACCCAAGCCCGCCCCACCCACGACACCGCCCTACGCCAAGCCCTCGACAACGCCGCAACCGACCCCCGACTCGCCCCCTGGTCGACACCCTCGAAACCCTCACCCCACCCCCCACCCACTAACCCCCCACCCACCCGCTGA
- a CDS encoding LamG domain-containing protein produces the protein MGTANQTGAVMTLQSDGNLVAYPNAADATGHTGALWATNTSGHPGDTLVLQPDGNLVVYGANGAVYWNSVTSFPGADQWRLTGALGGADASGSNSAAVGSTVAWGANHKGVASSAAVFDGTDSVVRAAAPAVNSSQSYTVSCWVKITALSGAQIALAQGTDTHQAFYLGYNSGNGGWIFQTTTSDTASTSFPTAEAAATANTWTHLTGVYNAGTGAMQLYVNGVLKASATNTTPQFNAAGALEVGANSLVGSTALYDQVNGSVSDVRTYQAALSATQVAAVYNNS, from the coding sequence GTGGGTACCGCGAACCAGACGGGCGCGGTGATGACGTTGCAGAGCGACGGGAATCTGGTGGCCTATCCGAACGCGGCTGATGCCACCGGGCACACGGGTGCGTTGTGGGCGACGAACACCTCTGGTCATCCTGGTGACACGTTGGTGTTGCAGCCTGATGGGAACCTGGTGGTCTATGGTGCCAACGGGGCTGTGTACTGGAACAGTGTCACCAGTTTCCCGGGTGCTGACCAGTGGCGGTTGACTGGTGCGCTGGGTGGTGCGGACGCGTCGGGCAGTAACTCGGCGGCGGTCGGTTCCACGGTGGCCTGGGGTGCGAACCACAAGGGTGTCGCGTCGTCGGCCGCGGTCTTCGACGGGACGGATTCGGTGGTCAGGGCGGCCGCGCCGGCGGTGAACAGCAGTCAGAGTTACACGGTCTCGTGCTGGGTCAAGATCACCGCGCTCAGTGGGGCGCAGATCGCGCTGGCGCAGGGTACCGATACGCATCAGGCGTTCTACCTGGGTTACAACAGTGGCAACGGTGGCTGGATCTTCCAGACCACGACGTCGGACACGGCTTCGACGAGTTTCCCCACGGCGGAGGCCGCGGCGACCGCGAACACCTGGACGCATCTGACCGGGGTGTACAACGCGGGTACCGGTGCGATGCAGCTGTATGTGAACGGGGTGTTGAAGGCCAGTGCGACCAACACCACTCCGCAGTTCAACGCGGCCGGTGCCTTGGAGGTCGGCGCCAACAGTCTGGTCGGTTCCACCGCGCTGTACGACCAGGTCAACGGCAGTGTCAGTGATGTGCGTACCTACCAGGCGGCTTTGAGTGCCACGCAGGTCGCCGCTGTCTACAACAACTCATGA
- a CDS encoding phosphoribosylaminoimidazolecarboxamide formyltransferase — protein MRVDRLGACVSDVPADTGGYDVDLRYGTNPQQAAATTEPVQPGRWPVRVLNGSPSYINMLDALNSWQLVLEASRALNRPAAASFKHVSPAGAAVAGPVDDVTGELYGIDCDSVGALTSAYLRARDADPKSSYGDFAAVSHPVDTELAELLSRVVCDGVIAPGYAPGTVATLSKKKNGRFLVMEADQAFTPPQCETREVFGLRLSQRRDEVTLSTALLDNVVCGTLPTTAAEDLLLGLAVLRYTQSNSVCYLRGGATLGIGAGQQSRVDCTRLAGAKTDIWWLRRHPAVRALAFQPDTRRQDRINWQIRFIEGDLTLDESTRLSTALSAPAPELTDEQRTQWLAGLAEVAFVSDGALPFRDNVDHAHRHGVAYIAEPGGSIRSTEVEHACREHQIALARTGLRLFHH, from the coding sequence GTGCGCGTCGACCGCCTGGGCGCCTGCGTCAGTGATGTTCCCGCTGACACAGGAGGTTATGACGTGGATCTGCGCTATGGGACCAACCCGCAGCAGGCGGCGGCTACCACCGAGCCGGTGCAGCCTGGCCGATGGCCGGTCCGGGTGTTGAACGGCAGCCCGTCCTACATCAACATGCTGGATGCGCTCAACAGTTGGCAGCTGGTGCTGGAGGCGAGCCGGGCCCTGAACCGGCCGGCCGCTGCCTCCTTCAAGCACGTCTCGCCCGCCGGTGCGGCCGTGGCTGGCCCCGTCGATGACGTCACCGGCGAGCTCTACGGCATCGACTGCGACAGTGTCGGCGCGCTCACCAGCGCATACCTGCGTGCCCGCGACGCCGATCCGAAGTCCTCCTACGGCGACTTCGCCGCTGTGTCGCACCCGGTCGACACCGAACTCGCCGAGCTGCTGTCCCGCGTGGTCTGCGACGGCGTCATCGCCCCCGGTTACGCTCCCGGCACCGTCGCGACGCTCAGCAAGAAGAAGAACGGCCGCTTTCTGGTCATGGAAGCGGATCAGGCGTTCACACCCCCGCAGTGCGAGACACGGGAGGTGTTCGGCCTGCGGCTGTCCCAGCGGCGCGACGAGGTGACGCTGTCCACCGCCCTGCTGGACAACGTCGTATGCGGCACGCTGCCGACCACGGCAGCCGAGGATCTCCTGCTGGGCCTGGCGGTCCTGCGCTACACACAGTCCAACTCCGTGTGCTACCTGCGTGGTGGGGCGACCCTGGGGATCGGTGCCGGCCAGCAGTCCCGCGTGGACTGCACCCGCTTGGCCGGCGCGAAGACAGATATCTGGTGGCTGCGACGCCACCCGGCTGTCCGTGCACTCGCCTTCCAACCGGACACCCGGCGCCAGGACCGGATCAACTGGCAGATCCGCTTCATCGAGGGCGACCTCACCCTGGACGAGAGCACACGCCTGTCGACAGCCCTGTCCGCACCCGCACCCGAGCTGACGGACGAGCAGCGCACGCAGTGGCTCGCGGGCCTGGCCGAGGTGGCATTCGTCTCGGACGGCGCGTTGCCATTCCGTGACAACGTCGACCACGCCCACCGGCACGGTGTCGCCTACATCGCCGAACCGGGCGGATCCATCCGGTCCACCGAAGTCGAGCACGCCTGCCGCGAGCATCAGATCGCTCTCGCCCGCACCGGGCTCAGGCTCTTCCACCACTGA
- a CDS encoding family 20 glycosylhydrolase, with protein sequence MARGHQVVIAPHLSTYFDYPQSNDPTEPQGQPGHTVTLADVYAFDPLAGYYPPPTPPPPTPPPASWAPSTTVDRVRPHPRTRHLPHYPRLCALAEVAWTSGPRDLTQFQTRLAHHNQRLNALGLTPRRPPPRPPRPPWDDEQVTSSDKTPPGPPPNETSYAHTSSK encoded by the coding sequence ATCGCCCGCGGCCACCAAGTCGTGATCGCACCCCACCTGTCCACCTACTTCGACTACCCCCAGAGCAACGACCCCACCGAACCCCAAGGACAACCCGGACACACCGTCACCCTCGCCGACGTCTACGCCTTCGACCCCCTGGCCGGATACTACCCACCGCCGACCCCGCCGCCCCCCACCCCACCCCCGGCGTCCTGGGCACCAAGCACAACTGTGGACCGAGTACGCCCCCACCCCCGAACACGTCACCTACCTCACTACCCACGACTGTGCGCACTGGCCGAAGTCGCCTGGACCAGCGGCCCACGCGACCTCACCCAGTTCCAGACCCGACTGGCCCACCACAACCAACGCCTCAACGCCCTGGGCCTGACCCCCCGCCGCCCACCCCCGCGCCCACCGCGCCCACCCTGGGACGATGAACAGGTGACCAGCAGCGACAAGACCCCACCCGGGCCACCACCAAACGAGACCTCGTACGCGCACACCTCCTCGAAGTGA